In one window of Frigoriglobus tundricola DNA:
- the mqnE gene encoding aminofutalosine synthase MqnE, whose translation MTTTAGRLADIRDKVVAGTRLTFDDGLFLDRHADLFTLGELANRVREKKNGNVTYYNVNQHLNPTNVCVYRCAFCSFRADLKSPAGYVMTDEQILQRAREASARGATELHIVGGLHHLLPYEWYLNIIRTIHAAHPELHLKAWTAVEWDWFERITKRPTKELFAEMKEAGLGSLPGGGAEIFHPDVRSKLCDYKADADQWLRVHREWHELGGKSNATMLYGHIESAEHRLDHMLRLRDLQDRTGGFQTFIPLAFHPTNNPLGANIPKPSGMTDLKVMALARLMLDNFPHIKAYWQMLTVKVAQVAQSYGADDIDGTVVHETIYHAAGSDSPQELTVRDLRRLIEEAGRVPVERDTLYNEVVRAKPAEKTWATGRKLEVVG comes from the coding sequence ATGACCACCACAGCCGGACGGCTGGCCGACATCCGCGACAAGGTCGTCGCCGGCACGCGGCTCACGTTCGACGACGGCCTGTTCCTGGACCGGCACGCGGACCTGTTCACCCTCGGGGAACTGGCGAACCGCGTCCGCGAGAAGAAGAACGGGAACGTCACGTACTACAACGTGAACCAGCACCTGAACCCGACCAACGTGTGCGTCTACCGGTGCGCGTTCTGCTCGTTCCGGGCCGATCTGAAGTCGCCCGCCGGCTACGTAATGACCGACGAACAGATCCTCCAGCGCGCCCGCGAGGCCAGCGCGCGGGGCGCGACCGAGCTGCACATCGTCGGCGGGCTGCACCACCTGCTGCCCTACGAGTGGTACCTGAACATCATCCGCACCATCCACGCCGCGCACCCCGAGCTGCACCTGAAGGCGTGGACCGCGGTGGAGTGGGACTGGTTCGAGCGGATCACGAAGCGGCCGACGAAGGAACTGTTCGCGGAAATGAAGGAGGCCGGGCTCGGCTCGCTGCCGGGCGGCGGGGCCGAGATCTTCCACCCCGACGTCCGCTCGAAGCTCTGCGACTACAAGGCCGACGCCGACCAGTGGCTCCGCGTCCACCGCGAGTGGCACGAACTGGGCGGGAAGTCGAACGCGACGATGCTCTACGGCCACATCGAGAGCGCCGAGCACCGCCTCGACCACATGCTGCGCTTGCGCGACCTCCAGGACCGGACCGGCGGGTTCCAGACCTTCATCCCCCTGGCGTTCCACCCGACGAACAACCCGCTCGGCGCGAACATCCCCAAGCCGAGCGGCATGACGGACCTGAAGGTGATGGCGCTGGCCCGCCTGATGCTGGACAACTTCCCGCACATCAAGGCGTACTGGCAGATGCTGACCGTAAAGGTGGCTCAGGTGGCCCAGAGCTACGGCGCCGACGACATCGACGGCACCGTCGTTCACGAAACCATCTACCACGCGGCGGGGAGCGACTCGCCGCAAGAGCTGACCGTCCGCGACCTGCGCCGGCTGATCGAGGAAGCCGGCCGCGTGCCCGTGGAGCGCGACACGCTGTACAACGAGGTCGTCCGCGCCAAGCCGGCCGAAAAGACGTGGGCGACCGGGCGCAAGCTGGAAGTGGTGGGGTGA
- a CDS encoding TIGR03000 domain-containing protein, translating into MRKLLLLAALAAGGTAGVASADGGHSFGPYPVKEIHDRLWPHSTSVTWPSVTPPGWYTNTYRHQWYQPWYAYYNFSSGPYANWAAGGGYAGYSYHGPAGVYNYNKPPAEPYIGVWYKGTPEQEELRAATSPYGYGPTAPATPSTSEPSPSKMPATKDEKPKDEKPKSGNVSVTLPTDAKLLFNGVASVGAGGVRTFATPPLAPGQSYQYQLTAEVTRDGRTERATETVIVRAGETAQVTLAPSAVLTAGAK; encoded by the coding sequence ATGCGCAAGTTGCTGCTGCTCGCGGCGCTGGCCGCGGGCGGAACGGCGGGGGTGGCGAGCGCCGACGGCGGCCACTCGTTCGGGCCGTACCCGGTGAAAGAGATTCACGACCGCTTATGGCCGCACTCGACCTCGGTGACGTGGCCGTCCGTCACGCCGCCGGGGTGGTACACGAACACGTACCGGCACCAGTGGTACCAGCCGTGGTACGCGTACTACAACTTCAGCTCCGGTCCCTACGCCAACTGGGCGGCCGGCGGCGGGTACGCCGGGTACTCCTACCACGGCCCGGCCGGGGTCTACAACTACAACAAGCCGCCGGCCGAGCCGTACATCGGCGTGTGGTACAAGGGCACCCCGGAACAAGAAGAACTCCGGGCGGCGACGAGCCCCTATGGCTACGGCCCCACGGCCCCGGCGACCCCGTCCACGTCCGAGCCGTCACCGTCGAAGATGCCGGCGACCAAGGACGAGAAGCCGAAGGACGAGAAGCCCAAGAGCGGCAACGTGTCGGTGACCCTGCCGACGGACGCCAAACTGCTGTTCAACGGCGTCGCGTCGGTGGGCGCGGGCGGCGTGCGGACGTTCGCCACGCCGCCGCTGGCGCCGGGCCAGAGCTACCAGTACCAACTGACGGCGGAGGTTACCCGCGACGGCCGCACCGAGCGCGCGACCGAGACGGTGATCGTCCGGGCCGGTGAGACCGCTCAGGTCACGCTCGCGCCCAGCGCGGTTCTGACGGCCGGGGCGAAGTAA
- a CDS encoding efflux RND transporter periplasmic adaptor subunit, whose protein sequence is MNSLRWYHFVVILVIFGALCGGAWYAVAHSKTAAGDGSSHNGAPKAPTPVTVEVVKPRAGGIERVCVQPGTVEPFEGADLYAKASGYLVEQSVDIGSRVSAGDVLARIAVPEYEKTVERDAARVRDMNAKVKQMEAHLRAAQAEQRAAEAAVNLAAVMVKAKTAYKRFREKQLERVKGLVAERAESAKLLDEQEDFYQSAFEAENAAKENVIASKEKALAATAKVTQAEADVDEARADVGVAEAELARSKVLLEYTVIRAPYTGVVTKRNFHAGKGGRPGDFIKAADQGGVVPLLAVERTDLMRVVVQVPDRDVPYVSTTSTAVVEIDALPGVKFGAAPADKLKVSRWATAEDPATRTMRIEIDVPNPDPAVPNHILVHGMYGRVTIALTPGAPNAVRVPSAALVGKAGGGRGSVRVVRDGKAHLVPVQFATDNGIEVEVVAGLSPADQVVTRATGPLEEGAPVTVQDRGTAPGH, encoded by the coding sequence ATGAACTCGCTCCGCTGGTACCACTTCGTGGTGATCCTGGTCATTTTCGGAGCACTCTGCGGGGGAGCCTGGTACGCCGTTGCCCACTCAAAGACCGCGGCGGGTGACGGGTCCTCGCACAACGGTGCCCCGAAAGCCCCGACCCCGGTCACCGTCGAAGTGGTCAAGCCCCGTGCGGGCGGCATCGAGCGCGTGTGCGTCCAACCGGGGACCGTCGAGCCGTTCGAAGGGGCCGACCTGTACGCGAAGGCGTCCGGGTACCTGGTGGAGCAGAGCGTGGACATCGGGAGCCGGGTGAGCGCGGGTGACGTGCTCGCCCGGATCGCCGTTCCGGAGTACGAGAAGACCGTCGAGCGGGACGCGGCCCGCGTGCGCGACATGAACGCCAAGGTCAAACAGATGGAGGCCCACCTCCGGGCCGCTCAGGCCGAACAGCGGGCCGCCGAGGCGGCGGTCAACCTGGCCGCCGTAATGGTCAAGGCGAAAACGGCTTACAAGCGCTTCCGCGAGAAGCAACTCGAGCGCGTTAAAGGGCTGGTCGCCGAGCGGGCGGAGTCGGCCAAGCTCCTCGACGAGCAGGAGGACTTCTACCAGTCCGCGTTCGAGGCCGAGAACGCGGCCAAAGAGAACGTGATCGCGAGCAAGGAAAAGGCGTTGGCCGCCACTGCGAAAGTGACCCAGGCCGAGGCCGACGTGGACGAGGCCAGGGCCGACGTCGGCGTGGCCGAAGCGGAACTCGCGCGGTCGAAGGTGCTGCTCGAGTACACCGTGATCCGCGCGCCGTACACCGGGGTCGTGACGAAGCGCAACTTCCACGCGGGCAAAGGCGGGCGCCCCGGCGACTTCATCAAGGCGGCCGACCAGGGCGGGGTCGTGCCGCTCCTGGCGGTGGAGCGGACGGACCTCATGCGGGTGGTCGTTCAGGTGCCCGACCGCGACGTGCCCTACGTCTCAACGACCTCGACCGCCGTCGTCGAAATCGACGCCCTACCCGGCGTCAAGTTCGGGGCCGCCCCGGCGGACAAGTTGAAGGTCTCCCGCTGGGCCACCGCCGAGGACCCCGCGACCCGGACGATGCGGATCGAGATCGACGTCCCGAACCCGGACCCCGCCGTTCCGAACCACATCCTGGTTCACGGCATGTACGGCCGGGTCACGATCGCGCTGACCCCCGGCGCCCCGAACGCCGTGCGCGTTCCGTCGGCCGCGTTGGTCGGGAAGGCCGGCGGGGGGCGCGGCTCGGTTCGGGTCGTCCGGGACGGGAAGGCGCACCTCGTTCCGGTGCAGTTCGCGACCGACAACGGGATCGAGGTCGAGGTGGTCGCCGGCCTGAGCCCGGCCGACCAGGTCGTTACGCGGGCGACGGGGCCGCTCGAAGAGGGGGCGCCGGTGACCGTTCAGGACCGGGGCACGGCCCCGGGCCACTGA
- a CDS encoding PQQ-dependent sugar dehydrogenase has protein sequence MTRYLSLALLVLAAPAIAPAAELPKPLLEGLVNPESVAIGTDGKMYLSVMGEPGKAGGGSIVRIDNGKPVAVVSDLDAPKGIAFFGPWIFIVDKTKVLRVDLNPRFGGGVKVDMLAPANAFPVPPVALNDIAIDPESGTVFVSDSGAKGTGGAVYSISFNGLVKTVVNEKTLPALNEPNGLAMDGASHLLLADFGTGILYRIKLADGSSEKLADGMDGADGVTWDNYGRLFVSSWKTGKLFGIPKPGAKPVLVAEGFQSAADTCLDPTGQFILVPDMKAGTLTAIPAQVPGFEVDTSALPIKTEVAFPDLKWAGWNTDAEAGKVVPLRPIVLTHANDGSNRVFVATQHGVVHAFPNDQKATETKLFLDIQKRVQYSDQTNEEGFLGMAFHPKFKETGEVFVFYTPRAERTANVVSRFRLSKTDPTALDPESEEEVLRYTKRPFWNHDGGTICFGPDGYLYIAHGDGGAGNDPHDNGQTLSNWFGKILRIDIDNKADGKNYAIPKDNPFVGVKDAKPEIYAYGLRNVWRMSFDRKTGQLWAADVGQNLFEEINLITKGGNYGWNRREGLHPFGARGTGVAKEYIEPIWEYNHSIGKSITGGTVYRGKALPELEGHYLYADYVTSKVWALKYDEKAGRVTANRSIKDPAKPVMSFGEDEPGELYFLTVSNTGKGIYRFVK, from the coding sequence ATGACGCGCTATCTCTCCCTCGCTTTATTGGTGCTCGCCGCGCCGGCGATCGCGCCGGCCGCCGAACTGCCCAAGCCGCTCCTTGAGGGGCTGGTCAACCCGGAGTCCGTCGCCATCGGAACCGACGGCAAGATGTACCTGTCCGTCATGGGCGAGCCCGGCAAGGCCGGCGGCGGCTCCATCGTCCGCATTGACAACGGCAAGCCGGTCGCCGTTGTGAGCGATCTGGACGCCCCCAAGGGGATCGCGTTCTTCGGGCCGTGGATCTTCATTGTCGACAAGACGAAGGTGCTCCGCGTCGACCTCAACCCGCGGTTCGGCGGCGGCGTGAAGGTCGATATGCTCGCCCCCGCCAACGCCTTCCCCGTCCCGCCGGTCGCCCTCAACGACATCGCAATCGATCCCGAGAGCGGAACGGTCTTCGTCAGCGATTCCGGCGCCAAGGGCACCGGCGGGGCGGTGTACAGCATCAGCTTCAATGGGCTGGTGAAGACCGTGGTGAACGAGAAGACGCTCCCCGCCCTCAACGAGCCCAACGGCCTCGCAATGGACGGCGCGTCGCACCTCCTCCTCGCGGACTTCGGTACCGGCATCCTGTACCGCATCAAGCTCGCCGACGGGTCGAGCGAGAAGCTCGCCGACGGCATGGACGGGGCCGACGGCGTGACGTGGGACAACTACGGCCGGCTGTTCGTGTCGAGCTGGAAGACGGGCAAGCTGTTTGGCATTCCCAAGCCCGGCGCGAAGCCGGTGCTGGTGGCCGAGGGGTTCCAGTCGGCCGCCGACACGTGCCTCGATCCCACCGGCCAGTTCATCCTCGTACCGGACATGAAGGCCGGCACGCTCACCGCGATCCCCGCGCAGGTCCCCGGCTTCGAGGTCGATACCAGCGCCCTCCCGATCAAGACGGAGGTCGCGTTCCCGGACCTGAAGTGGGCCGGCTGGAACACCGACGCCGAGGCCGGCAAGGTGGTCCCGCTCCGTCCGATCGTCCTCACCCACGCCAACGACGGCTCCAACCGCGTCTTCGTCGCCACGCAGCACGGCGTCGTTCACGCGTTCCCCAACGACCAGAAGGCGACCGAGACGAAGCTGTTCCTCGACATCCAGAAGCGGGTGCAGTACTCCGACCAGACCAACGAGGAGGGCTTCCTCGGCATGGCCTTCCACCCGAAGTTCAAGGAGACCGGCGAGGTCTTCGTGTTCTACACCCCGAGGGCCGAGCGCACGGCGAACGTGGTGTCGCGGTTCCGGCTGAGCAAGACCGACCCGACCGCCCTCGACCCCGAATCGGAAGAAGAGGTGCTGCGGTACACCAAGCGGCCGTTCTGGAACCACGACGGCGGGACCATTTGCTTCGGCCCGGACGGCTACCTGTACATCGCCCACGGCGACGGCGGCGCCGGTAACGACCCCCACGACAACGGCCAGACGCTCTCCAACTGGTTCGGCAAGATCCTCCGCATCGACATCGACAACAAGGCCGACGGCAAGAACTACGCGATCCCGAAGGACAACCCGTTCGTCGGCGTGAAGGACGCGAAGCCGGAAATCTACGCCTACGGCCTTCGTAACGTGTGGCGGATGAGCTTCGACCGCAAGACCGGCCAACTGTGGGCCGCGGACGTGGGCCAGAACCTGTTCGAGGAGATCAACTTGATCACCAAGGGGGGCAACTACGGCTGGAACCGCCGCGAGGGCCTGCACCCGTTCGGCGCGCGGGGCACCGGGGTCGCGAAGGAGTACATCGAGCCGATCTGGGAGTACAACCACTCGATCGGCAAGTCCATCACCGGCGGAACCGTGTACCGCGGGAAGGCGCTCCCCGAACTCGAAGGGCACTACCTGTACGCGGACTACGTCACGTCGAAGGTCTGGGCGCTGAAGTACGACGAAAAGGCCGGCCGCGTGACCGCGAACCGGTCGATCAAGGACCCCGCGAAGCCGGTCATGTCGTTCGGCGAGGACGAACCGGGCGAACTGTACTTCCTCACCGTCAGCAACACCGGGAAGGGCATCTACCGTTTCGTGAAGTGA
- a CDS encoding acyltransferase family protein: MSLRRDQLPAVTPLRFPAAFVVFVVHAWMYFKGSDRLTFVLPQHHLAAGVEFFFLLSGFILTYNYLDEFRRPTRRAVWNFYVARWARIYPVHVLTALAALPTTVALIRQGHIHDPAAVAVTHLFLVQSFVPITSSGVNAFNGVSWSLSVECCFYLVLPLLIPALTTGSRVRRGAVLLLVLAPWLAAVAAVLGAFTMPVWLNAYRLPPVRMVDFVVGILLGLWWCKRNPGLTVERGPVGRATVAEVAAVVGLGLWGWECARIMDGSPREWAVAWTGVYLPPFAVCLWVFARGGGLVSRVLASGPLTYLGEISYAFYMIHIPVFLAFIRYGGRIRFLSWEWKWQWAAVGVTTFALAVACYHLYEIPLRDRLRKRLSIRKPVPQPVAVPEAPARRAA, from the coding sequence ATGTCGCTACGCCGCGATCAGCTCCCCGCGGTCACCCCGCTCCGGTTCCCCGCCGCGTTCGTGGTGTTCGTCGTCCACGCCTGGATGTACTTCAAGGGCTCCGACCGGCTCACGTTCGTCCTCCCGCAGCACCACCTCGCGGCGGGGGTGGAGTTCTTCTTCCTGTTGTCGGGTTTCATCCTCACCTACAACTACCTCGACGAGTTCCGCCGGCCCACGCGCCGGGCCGTCTGGAACTTCTACGTCGCCCGGTGGGCGCGCATCTACCCGGTTCACGTGCTGACGGCTCTGGCCGCGCTGCCCACCACCGTCGCCCTCATCCGGCAGGGGCACATTCACGATCCGGCCGCGGTGGCGGTCACGCACCTGTTCCTCGTTCAGTCGTTCGTGCCCATCACCTCATCGGGGGTGAACGCGTTCAACGGCGTGTCGTGGAGCCTGTCGGTCGAGTGCTGCTTCTACTTGGTGCTGCCGCTCCTGATCCCGGCGCTGACGACCGGGAGCCGCGTGCGCCGAGGGGCGGTGCTGCTCCTGGTGCTGGCCCCGTGGCTGGCGGCCGTGGCGGCCGTGCTCGGCGCGTTCACGATGCCCGTCTGGCTCAACGCGTACCGGCTCCCGCCGGTACGAATGGTCGATTTCGTGGTCGGCATCCTGCTGGGCCTCTGGTGGTGCAAACGGAACCCCGGCCTGACGGTCGAACGCGGCCCGGTGGGCCGGGCCACGGTGGCGGAAGTCGCGGCGGTCGTGGGGCTGGGCCTGTGGGGCTGGGAGTGCGCCCGCATCATGGACGGCAGCCCGCGGGAATGGGCCGTGGCCTGGACCGGGGTGTATCTGCCGCCGTTCGCCGTGTGCCTGTGGGTGTTCGCGCGGGGCGGCGGGCTGGTGTCGCGGGTGCTCGCGTCCGGCCCGCTGACGTACCTCGGCGAGATCAGTTACGCGTTCTACATGATCCACATCCCGGTCTTCCTGGCGTTCATCCGGTACGGCGGCCGCATCCGGTTCCTCAGTTGGGAGTGGAAGTGGCAGTGGGCGGCGGTCGGCGTGACGACGTTCGCACTGGCGGTGGCGTGCTACCACCTGTACGAGATCCCGCTCCGCGACCGGCTGCGGAAGCGGCTGTCGATCCGGAAACCGGTGCCCCAGCCGGTCGCGGTACCGGAGGCACCCGCCCGGCGCGCGGCCTGA
- a CDS encoding efflux RND transporter permease subunit, with the protein MNGLISFALRNPRAVTVLVLTIVIAGAAALWRIPADILPVYRSPAVQVLTFYNGMPATSVEADITSPLERWTGQAAGTRRQESRSIIGASVIRNYYSDDTDPSSALTQVNSLATAAIPNLPPGTLPPVILPYDPTSATPVCLVALSSKTQGESALFDCGRYEVRNYIMASPGANAPVVFGGRLRTILAYLDREQMQARGLSPVDVMDALDKFNIFLPAGDAKFGWQDYALDSNSMYELVDRMGDIPIKTLKGGKVVFLRDVAKPRDASLMQTNIVRVDGRRQVYIPVFRQQGASTLTVVGSLKDNLPDMQAKLITPDVALKPVMDQSVYVSSAIDSLAEEGVLGAVLCSLVILLFLGEWRMTAIAVMTIPVAVMGAVACLFGMGQTVNVMTLAGLALAIGPLVDSAIICLENTHRHLGLGARPKEAAFLGASEVAMPELIASLCTLLVLLPLALMPGLGAFLFRPMFFAVAFAMSIAYLLSRTFVPARCAAWLSGHAAHPVESHDYDYQHRNGHAHRGGHANWLGRAFQRWEGLIEVGIRAYTRLLDTVLTVRWAVIAAAFTTLALVVVVFGLNLRREFFPEVDAGAFEIYARTKSGTRIEVTEGYVEAVETYTKQKLGDDLEIIISEIGLKADWSAAFTPNAGPMDAVLKVQLKPERSRSAQEAVALLRAGFADDPEFQRTLDAVYQRRLTAPGPKDDRTDDRLTPDTPPFARNNLEFAFDAGGMIRSAMNEGRSTPINVQIRAKNLPKARQVADRILTEVRAIDGVVDARIIQRLDYPEYVIEVDQSKASNLQLTQTDVMRNIVAAFNSSVQFNKRNFWIDPKSHNQYFVGVQYPEGSIRDLDTLLNIPITSADQKRSIPLRNVATVRKAEVPSEVVHTTLQPTVDLTMGVQGRDLGHVAAEVNAIVAKYGKQRTRKIKFAGMEFETNDEGWTPYDPDRQDQKTMEGARLVLSGEYRKMNDTFRFQALGMGGAIILIYFLMVALFKSYLTPLVVLSAVPVGVTGVVLMLYFTGTALNVQSLLGVIFMVGIVVSNTVLLTDFAENLRKSERLTPTEAIRRAAAVRVRPVVMTALATFFALIPMSLGLARGSEANVPLGRAVLGGLLAGLATTLLVVPCVYSLLVPNTFEEADEPLPGEPGYKPGAPVTHPNAEEMAAGDAPPV; encoded by the coding sequence ATGAACGGGCTGATCAGTTTCGCGCTCCGGAACCCCCGGGCGGTGACCGTCCTGGTCCTCACCATTGTGATCGCCGGCGCGGCCGCCCTGTGGCGGATCCCCGCCGACATCCTGCCGGTGTACCGCAGCCCGGCCGTTCAGGTGCTCACGTTCTACAACGGGATGCCGGCCACGAGCGTCGAGGCCGACATCACCAGCCCGCTGGAGCGGTGGACCGGGCAGGCCGCGGGGACGCGCCGCCAGGAGTCCCGGTCCATCATCGGCGCGAGCGTCATCCGCAACTACTACTCCGACGACACCGACCCGAGTTCCGCGCTGACCCAGGTGAACTCGCTCGCCACCGCGGCCATCCCGAACCTGCCGCCGGGCACCCTCCCGCCCGTCATCCTGCCCTACGACCCGACCTCGGCCACGCCGGTCTGCCTGGTCGCGCTCAGCAGCAAGACCCAGGGCGAGTCCGCGCTCTTCGACTGCGGCCGGTACGAGGTGCGGAACTACATCATGGCGTCGCCGGGGGCGAACGCCCCGGTGGTGTTCGGCGGCCGGCTGCGGACCATCCTGGCGTACCTCGACCGCGAGCAGATGCAGGCCCGCGGGCTGTCGCCGGTCGACGTCATGGACGCGCTCGACAAGTTCAACATCTTCCTCCCGGCCGGCGACGCGAAGTTCGGGTGGCAGGACTACGCCCTCGACTCGAACTCGATGTACGAGCTGGTGGACCGCATGGGCGACATCCCCATCAAGACCCTGAAGGGCGGGAAGGTGGTGTTCCTCCGGGACGTGGCCAAGCCGAGGGACGCCAGTCTGATGCAGACCAACATCGTGCGGGTGGACGGCCGCCGCCAGGTGTACATCCCGGTGTTCCGCCAGCAGGGCGCCAGCACCCTCACCGTGGTCGGGAGCCTGAAGGACAACCTGCCGGACATGCAGGCCAAGCTCATCACCCCGGACGTGGCGCTGAAGCCGGTCATGGACCAGTCGGTGTACGTCAGCAGCGCGATCGACAGCCTGGCCGAGGAGGGCGTGCTCGGCGCGGTCCTCTGCTCGCTCGTGATCCTGCTGTTCCTGGGCGAGTGGCGGATGACGGCCATCGCCGTGATGACGATCCCGGTCGCAGTAATGGGGGCGGTCGCCTGCCTGTTCGGGATGGGCCAGACGGTGAACGTGATGACGCTGGCCGGGCTGGCCCTGGCGATCGGCCCGCTGGTCGATAGCGCGATCATCTGCCTGGAAAACACCCACCGCCACCTGGGGCTCGGCGCGCGGCCGAAGGAGGCCGCGTTCCTGGGCGCGAGCGAGGTGGCGATGCCGGAGCTGATTGCCAGCCTCTGCACCCTACTCGTCCTCCTGCCGCTGGCGCTCATGCCCGGGCTCGGCGCGTTCCTGTTCCGGCCGATGTTCTTCGCCGTCGCGTTCGCGATGAGCATCGCGTACCTGCTCTCCCGGACGTTCGTCCCGGCCCGCTGCGCGGCCTGGCTGAGCGGGCACGCGGCGCACCCGGTCGAGTCCCACGACTACGACTACCAGCACCGCAACGGGCACGCCCACCGCGGCGGACACGCGAACTGGCTCGGCCGCGCGTTCCAGCGGTGGGAGGGGCTCATCGAGGTCGGCATCCGGGCGTACACCCGGCTGCTCGACACGGTCCTGACGGTGCGGTGGGCGGTGATCGCGGCGGCGTTCACGACCCTGGCCCTGGTCGTGGTCGTGTTCGGCCTCAACCTGCGCCGCGAGTTCTTCCCCGAAGTGGACGCCGGGGCGTTCGAGATTTACGCGCGCACCAAGTCCGGCACCCGCATCGAGGTGACGGAGGGGTACGTGGAGGCCGTCGAGACGTACACGAAACAGAAGCTCGGGGACGATCTGGAAATCATTATCAGCGAGATCGGGCTGAAGGCCGACTGGTCCGCCGCGTTCACCCCGAACGCCGGGCCGATGGACGCGGTCCTCAAGGTGCAGCTCAAGCCGGAGCGGAGCCGGTCGGCGCAAGAGGCCGTCGCCCTCCTGCGGGCCGGGTTCGCGGACGACCCGGAGTTCCAGCGGACACTCGACGCGGTGTACCAGCGGCGCCTCACCGCGCCCGGGCCCAAGGACGACCGGACCGACGACCGGCTCACGCCGGACACCCCGCCGTTCGCCCGCAACAATTTGGAGTTCGCGTTCGACGCCGGGGGGATGATCCGCTCCGCCATGAACGAGGGCCGCTCGACGCCGATCAACGTGCAGATCCGGGCCAAGAACCTGCCGAAGGCCCGGCAGGTGGCGGACCGCATCCTGACCGAGGTGCGGGCGATCGACGGCGTGGTGGACGCCCGCATCATCCAGCGCCTCGACTACCCGGAGTACGTCATCGAGGTGGACCAGTCCAAGGCGTCGAACCTTCAACTGACCCAGACGGACGTGATGCGGAACATCGTGGCCGCGTTCAACAGTTCGGTCCAGTTCAACAAGCGGAACTTCTGGATCGACCCGAAGTCCCACAACCAGTACTTCGTCGGCGTCCAGTACCCGGAGGGGTCCATCCGGGACCTGGACACGTTGCTGAACATCCCGATCACCAGCGCCGACCAGAAGCGCTCCATCCCGCTGCGGAACGTCGCCACCGTGCGGAAGGCCGAGGTGCCTTCTGAGGTCGTCCACACCACCCTCCAGCCGACGGTCGACCTGACGATGGGCGTCCAGGGGCGCGACCTGGGGCACGTCGCGGCCGAGGTGAACGCGATCGTCGCGAAGTACGGCAAGCAGCGGACGCGCAAGATCAAGTTCGCGGGCATGGAGTTCGAAACGAACGACGAGGGGTGGACCCCGTACGACCCGGACCGCCAGGACCAGAAGACGATGGAGGGCGCGCGGCTCGTCCTGAGCGGCGAGTACCGGAAGATGAACGACACCTTCCGCTTTCAGGCGCTGGGGATGGGCGGGGCCATTATCCTGATCTACTTCCTGATGGTGGCGCTGTTCAAATCGTACCTCACGCCGCTGGTCGTCCTGTCGGCCGTGCCGGTCGGCGTGACCGGCGTGGTGCTCATGCTGTACTTCACCGGCACCGCGCTGAACGTGCAGTCGCTGCTCGGGGTGATCTTCATGGTCGGGATCGTCGTGTCGAACACGGTGCTCCTGACCGACTTCGCCGAGAACTTGCGCAAGTCCGAACGCCTCACGCCCACGGAGGCGATCCGGCGGGCCGCGGCGGTCCGGGTGCGGCCGGTGGTGATGACCGCGCTGGCGACGTTCTTCGCGCTGATCCCGATGTCGCTGGGGCTGGCCCGCGGGAGCGAGGCGAACGTGCCGCTGGGGCGGGCGGTGCTGGGCGGCCTGCTGGCCGGGCTGGCGACGACGCTGCTCGTCGTCCCGTGCGTGTACTCGCTCCTGGTGCCCAACACGTTCGAAGAGGCGGACGAACCGCTGCCCGGCGAACCGGGGTACAAGCCGGGCGCCCCTGTGACCCACCCGAACGCAGAGGAGATGGCGGCGGGGGACGCCCCGCCGGTGTGA